One Gordonia zhaorongruii DNA segment encodes these proteins:
- a CDS encoding aminotransferase class V-fold PLP-dependent enzyme, with product MTAILDGPVRRAHPVLALAPVVGAEVTVPTTGNSPSRSRTDLKCPDVKYADVKYADVQYAEVKYANLDYAASAPALTVVAEQIADALAEYASVHRGAGHLSQVTTARYERAREVIREFVGGRADDSVIFTRNTTDSINLAATVVPGDVVVLDIEHHANLLPWTGRARVVESKPTVDETLAALDAELASAPAALLAVTAASNVTGEVLPIGRLTGLAHRHGARILVDGAQLVPHRGVSVAGFGIDYLVFSGHKLYAPFGAGVLVGRGDWLDAAPPYLAGGGASAQVAVDDVSWHTGPARHEAGSPNVLGAVSIASAAEALCDIGFESIGAHDEVLVRRFDEGLAALGHVRPLRIFDDHADRVGIASFAVDGHTPRQVAEFLSERHGIGVRDGKFCAHPLLTKLGRPDGAVRASFGVGTTSDDIDRLLAALAELG from the coding sequence ATGACCGCAATTCTGGACGGACCCGTCCGCCGTGCTCACCCTGTTCTCGCATTGGCCCCGGTGGTGGGCGCCGAAGTCACGGTGCCCACCACTGGAAACTCGCCGTCGCGAAGCCGAACGGACTTGAAGTGCCCAGATGTGAAGTACGCAGATGTGAAGTACGCAGATGTGCAGTACGCCGAGGTGAAGTACGCCAACCTCGACTACGCCGCGTCAGCGCCGGCGCTGACCGTCGTCGCCGAGCAGATCGCGGATGCACTGGCCGAGTACGCGAGCGTCCACCGAGGTGCCGGTCACCTGTCGCAGGTGACGACGGCCCGGTACGAACGCGCACGGGAGGTGATCAGGGAGTTCGTCGGCGGTCGTGCTGACGACTCGGTGATCTTCACCCGCAACACCACCGACTCGATCAACCTCGCGGCGACGGTCGTTCCCGGCGACGTCGTGGTGCTCGACATCGAGCACCACGCCAATCTGTTGCCGTGGACGGGGAGAGCTCGCGTCGTCGAATCGAAGCCGACGGTCGACGAGACGCTCGCCGCGCTCGACGCCGAACTCGCGTCTGCGCCTGCCGCGCTGCTCGCAGTGACGGCGGCGTCGAACGTGACGGGGGAGGTGCTGCCGATCGGCAGGCTCACCGGGTTGGCTCACCGGCACGGTGCGCGGATTCTGGTCGACGGCGCCCAGCTGGTGCCCCACCGCGGGGTGTCGGTGGCCGGTTTCGGTATCGACTATCTGGTGTTCTCCGGGCACAAGCTGTACGCGCCGTTCGGCGCGGGAGTCCTCGTGGGACGCGGTGACTGGCTCGACGCAGCTCCGCCGTACCTCGCAGGCGGTGGGGCCAGTGCACAGGTGGCGGTCGATGACGTCTCCTGGCACACGGGGCCTGCACGTCACGAGGCCGGATCGCCCAATGTGCTCGGCGCGGTATCCATCGCCTCGGCGGCGGAAGCGCTGTGCGACATCGGATTCGAGTCCATCGGCGCGCACGACGAGGTGCTGGTGCGGCGGTTCGACGAGGGTCTCGCCGCGCTCGGACACGTGCGCCCGCTCCGGATCTTCGACGACCACGCGGATCGCGTCGGCATCGCGAGCTTCGCGGTGGACGGCCACACTCCGCGCCAGGTCGCCGAGTTCCTCAGCGAACGCCACGGAATCGGCGTCCGCGACGGGAAGTTCTGCGCGCACCCGTTGCTGACGAAACTCGGACGTCCGGACGGTGCCGTCCGGGCCAGCTTCGGAGTGGGGACGACCTCGGACGACATCGACCGGCTGCTCGCAGCCCTCGCGGAACTCGGCTGA
- the folP gene encoding dihydropteroate synthase yields the protein MGVLNVTADSFSDGGRYLNLDDAIDHGITMAATGADIVDVGGESTRPGAIRVDPATEAERVAPVIAALHAQGVRVSVDTMRASVAEAALNAGADIINDVSGGRADPDMGRVCAAASVPWILMHWRPSAAEPTEDRHFTHRVDEAGGYRDVVAEVSGELLGQVDAAVAAGVDPDQIILDPGLGFAKTGDHNWALLHALPTLVGLGFPVLIGASRKRFLGSLLARDGESRPPAGREVATAAVSALSAAGGAWGVRVHDVASSRDAIDVAAAWRVGGNRGTHG from the coding sequence ATGGGAGTGCTGAACGTGACCGCCGATTCGTTCTCCGACGGCGGTCGTTATCTGAACCTCGACGACGCGATCGACCACGGCATCACGATGGCCGCGACCGGTGCCGACATCGTCGACGTCGGCGGTGAGTCGACCCGACCCGGAGCGATCCGCGTCGACCCGGCGACGGAGGCGGAGCGCGTGGCGCCGGTGATCGCCGCGTTGCACGCGCAGGGCGTGCGAGTGTCGGTCGACACGATGCGCGCGTCGGTGGCCGAGGCTGCGCTGAACGCCGGTGCGGACATCATCAACGACGTCTCCGGCGGCCGCGCGGACCCCGACATGGGCCGCGTGTGCGCCGCAGCCAGCGTGCCCTGGATTCTCATGCACTGGCGGCCATCGGCCGCCGAACCCACCGAGGACCGGCACTTCACCCATCGCGTCGACGAGGCGGGCGGATACCGGGACGTGGTGGCCGAGGTGTCCGGCGAACTACTCGGTCAGGTCGACGCAGCTGTCGCGGCCGGCGTGGACCCCGACCAGATCATCCTCGATCCGGGGCTGGGCTTCGCGAAGACCGGCGACCACAACTGGGCGCTGCTGCACGCGCTGCCGACACTCGTAGGTCTCGGATTCCCGGTGCTCATCGGGGCGTCACGGAAACGTTTCCTCGGGTCATTGCTCGCCCGGGACGGTGAGAGCAGGCCGCCCGCGGGGCGTGAGGTGGCGACCGCGGCCGTCTCCGCGCTGTCCGCTGCGGGCGGTGCCTGGGGCGTCCGCGTGCACGACGTCGCCTCCAGTCGCGACGCGATCGACGTCGCCGCCGCCTGGCGCGTCGGCGGGAACAGGGGGACGCATGGCTGA
- a CDS encoding inorganic diphosphatase, with the protein MEFEVTIEIPKGGRNKYEIDHETGKVYLDRYLYTPMGYPADYGYIDHTLGEDGDPLDAMVLLPESVFPGVIVKSRIVGMYTMTDEAGGDDKLLAVPAGDVRWDHIQDIGDVSEYELNAIAHFFEHYKDLEPGKEVTPGGWVGKDQAAKVAQEAIDRYTA; encoded by the coding sequence ATGGAGTTCGAGGTCACCATCGAGATCCCCAAGGGTGGGCGCAACAAGTACGAGATCGACCACGAGACCGGCAAGGTCTACCTCGATCGCTACCTGTACACGCCGATGGGCTACCCGGCCGACTACGGCTACATCGACCACACCCTCGGCGAAGACGGCGACCCGCTCGACGCGATGGTCCTGCTCCCGGAGTCGGTGTTCCCGGGCGTCATCGTCAAGTCGCGCATCGTCGGCATGTACACCATGACCGATGAGGCCGGCGGCGACGACAAGCTGCTCGCGGTTCCGGCCGGCGACGTGCGCTGGGACCACATCCAGGACATCGGCGACGTCAGCGAGTACGAACTGAACGCCATCGCTCACTTCTTCGAGCACTACAAGGACCTGGAGCCGGGCAAGGAAGTCACCCCCGGCGGCTGGGTCGGCAAGGACCAGGCAGCCAAGGTCGCGCAGGAGGCGATCGACCGCTACACCGCCTGA
- the ftsH gene encoding ATP-dependent zinc metalloprotease FtsH produces MNRKKLFRNLAIVAVILLALWGWSVMRNTDREYAGVDTSVAMTQLDKKNVKSIQIDDREQRLRIELKQPVKVDDADQTKITAQYPSGVSSRIFNAAVKTGAPYQTNITKDSGIWQSILIFVLPMIILFGLFFFLMNRVQGGGRGGVMGFGKSKAKQLTKDMPKTTFADVAGADEAVEELDEIRDFLQSPARYQALGAKIPKGVLLYGPPGTGKTLLARAVAGEAGVPFYSISGSDFVEMFVGVGASRVRDMFEQAKENSPCIIFVDEIDAVGRQRGAGLGGGHDEREQTLNQLLVEMDGFGDRSGVIVMAATNRPDILDPALLRPGRFDRQIPVSNPDIAGRRAILKVHSKGKPIAPDADLDGLGKRTPGMSGADLANVINEAALLTAREHQTVISGENLEEAVDRVIGGPRRKSRIISEQEKKTVAYHESGHTLAAWAMPDLDPIYKVTILARGRTGGHALAVPEQDKDLMTRSEMIARLVMAMGGRAAEELVFHEPTTGASSDIDQATKIARAMVTEYGMSAKLGAVRYGQEQGDPFLGRGQTNTNDYSSGVAAEIDAEVRDLIEAAHTEAWAILNDYRDLLDELAGALLEKETLVRKDLELILEGVGKRPRITKFDVFGDRVPSTKPPIKTPGERAIERGEPWPPEPEPRPETQPGDWQGTPSGDGFGQPGPEAGQYGQPPQYGPQYGQPPQYQPQYGQGAPYQPQYGQGAQPAPQYGQYPQYGQAPDYNGQRGQDQHSGPAPHYAENPYGQQAPNGGQHREDGQGEHRPGYQYPGGQPGQSPAGTRPDYGAPRDWSAPGWPPAEPGDDGQGTTGDRR; encoded by the coding sequence ATGAACCGCAAAAAACTGTTCCGGAATCTGGCCATCGTGGCCGTCATCCTGCTCGCCCTGTGGGGCTGGAGCGTGATGCGGAACACCGACCGCGAATACGCAGGCGTAGACACGTCCGTCGCCATGACTCAGCTCGACAAGAAGAACGTGAAGTCGATCCAGATCGACGACCGTGAACAGCGCCTTCGCATCGAACTGAAGCAGCCGGTCAAGGTCGACGACGCCGATCAGACGAAGATCACCGCCCAGTACCCGTCGGGTGTCTCGTCGCGCATCTTCAACGCCGCCGTCAAGACCGGCGCTCCGTACCAGACGAACATCACCAAGGACTCCGGGATCTGGCAGTCGATCCTGATCTTCGTCCTGCCGATGATCATCCTGTTCGGGTTGTTCTTCTTCCTGATGAATCGCGTGCAGGGCGGTGGCCGCGGCGGCGTGATGGGCTTCGGTAAGTCGAAGGCCAAGCAGCTCACCAAGGACATGCCGAAGACCACGTTCGCCGACGTCGCAGGCGCCGATGAGGCAGTCGAGGAACTCGACGAGATCCGCGACTTCCTGCAGAGCCCCGCTCGGTACCAGGCACTCGGCGCCAAGATCCCCAAGGGCGTGCTGCTCTACGGACCGCCCGGCACCGGTAAGACGCTGCTGGCCCGAGCCGTCGCCGGTGAGGCGGGGGTGCCGTTCTACTCGATCTCCGGTTCGGACTTCGTCGAGATGTTCGTCGGCGTGGGCGCCTCGCGTGTCCGCGACATGTTCGAGCAGGCCAAGGAGAACAGCCCCTGCATCATCTTCGTCGACGAGATCGACGCGGTCGGCCGCCAGCGCGGTGCGGGCCTCGGCGGTGGACACGACGAGCGAGAGCAGACCCTGAACCAGTTGCTCGTCGAGATGGACGGATTCGGCGACCGGTCGGGCGTCATCGTCATGGCGGCGACCAACCGGCCCGACATCCTCGACCCGGCGCTCCTGCGTCCCGGCCGTTTCGACCGCCAGATCCCGGTCTCCAACCCGGACATCGCCGGTCGTCGCGCCATCCTCAAGGTGCATTCGAAGGGCAAGCCGATCGCCCCGGACGCCGATCTGGACGGGCTCGGCAAGCGCACGCCCGGCATGTCCGGCGCCGATCTCGCCAATGTGATCAACGAGGCCGCCCTGCTGACCGCCCGCGAGCACCAGACGGTGATCAGCGGCGAGAACCTGGAGGAGGCCGTCGACCGTGTGATCGGCGGACCCCGCCGCAAGAGCCGCATCATCAGCGAGCAGGAGAAGAAGACCGTCGCGTACCACGAGAGCGGGCACACGCTCGCCGCGTGGGCGATGCCCGACCTCGACCCGATCTACAAGGTCACCATCCTCGCTCGCGGCCGGACCGGCGGGCACGCGCTCGCCGTGCCGGAGCAGGACAAGGACCTGATGACCCGGTCGGAGATGATCGCCCGTCTGGTGATGGCGATGGGCGGCCGCGCAGCCGAGGAACTGGTGTTCCACGAGCCGACGACCGGCGCCAGCTCCGATATCGACCAGGCCACCAAGATCGCTCGCGCCATGGTCACCGAGTACGGGATGAGCGCCAAGCTCGGTGCCGTCCGGTACGGGCAGGAGCAGGGCGACCCGTTCCTGGGCCGCGGTCAGACCAACACCAATGACTACTCGTCGGGTGTCGCTGCCGAGATCGACGCCGAGGTCCGCGATCTGATCGAGGCCGCGCACACCGAGGCGTGGGCCATCCTGAACGACTACCGCGATCTCCTCGACGAGCTGGCGGGCGCGCTCCTGGAGAAGGAGACCCTGGTCCGCAAGGACCTCGAGCTGATTCTCGAAGGGGTAGGGAAGCGTCCGCGCATCACCAAGTTCGACGTCTTCGGCGATCGCGTCCCGAGCACCAAGCCGCCGATCAAGACGCCCGGTGAGCGGGCGATCGAACGCGGCGAGCCGTGGCCCCCGGAGCCGGAGCCCCGTCCGGAGACGCAGCCGGGCGATTGGCAGGGCACCCCCAGCGGTGACGGCTTCGGCCAGCCGGGACCGGAAGCGGGCCAGTACGGTCAGCCGCCGCAGTACGGCCCCCAGTACGGGCAGCCGCCGCAGTACCAGCCCCAGTACGGTCAAGGCGCCCCCTATCAGCCGCAGTACGGCCAGGGCGCCCAGCCGGCGCCGCAGTACGGCCAGTACCCGCAGTACGGGCAGGCCCCGGACTACAACGGGCAACGCGGCCAGGACCAGCACTCAGGTCCGGCGCCCCACTACGCCGAGAACCCGTACGGGCAGCAGGCGCCGAACGGTGGACAGCACCGCGAGGACGGGCAGGGCGAGCACCGTCCCGGATACCAGTACCCCGGCGGTCAGCCCGGACAGTCCCCGGCGGGGACCCGTCCGGACTACGGCGCTCCCCGCGACTGGTCGGCCCCCGGCTGGCCGCCCGCGGAACCCGGCGACGACGGTCAGGGAACCACCGGCGACCGTCGGTGA
- the tilS gene encoding tRNA lysidine(34) synthetase TilS, giving the protein MDRPGSLTPGADAQRTLIGAVRVFAERHLDGGPVCVALSGGADSLALTAATIRSGLDVHAVVVDHRLQAGSADVAARAADIARELGATAEVRPVTVDGAGGMEAAARQSRYAALDDARSGRPVLLGHTLDDQAETVLLGLSRGSGARSLAGMREWAFPWGRPLLGARRAQTRAACASWGLPVWDDPHNDDPRFTRVRLRNEVLPLLDDVLGGGVAHALGRTASQLRDDADALDGSAEALLHECAYGKVLDLEPLIAVPAALRTRALRAWLQSVGAPEPAYRVVSAVDALVTDWHGQGPIAVGGDEKARLVVTRRALELSVTRVPR; this is encoded by the coding sequence ATGGATCGACCGGGTTCTCTGACGCCGGGCGCCGACGCGCAGCGCACCCTGATCGGTGCGGTCCGCGTGTTCGCCGAGCGTCACCTGGACGGCGGTCCGGTGTGCGTCGCGTTGTCGGGAGGGGCCGATTCGCTCGCTCTCACCGCGGCGACGATCCGCTCCGGTCTCGACGTGCACGCGGTCGTGGTGGACCACCGGCTGCAAGCCGGTTCGGCCGACGTCGCTGCGCGCGCCGCCGACATCGCTCGTGAGCTCGGCGCCACCGCGGAGGTGCGCCCGGTGACCGTCGACGGCGCCGGTGGGATGGAAGCGGCTGCGCGGCAGTCAAGGTACGCGGCCCTCGACGATGCGCGATCGGGCAGGCCCGTCCTCCTCGGGCACACGCTCGACGATCAGGCGGAGACCGTGCTGCTCGGTTTGAGCCGTGGATCCGGTGCACGGTCGTTGGCAGGAATGCGCGAATGGGCATTCCCGTGGGGCCGTCCGCTGCTCGGGGCACGCCGTGCTCAGACGCGCGCCGCCTGCGCGAGCTGGGGCCTGCCGGTATGGGACGACCCGCACAACGACGATCCGCGGTTCACTCGAGTCCGGCTCCGGAACGAGGTGCTGCCGCTCCTCGACGATGTGCTCGGCGGCGGAGTGGCGCACGCGCTGGGTCGGACGGCATCGCAACTGCGCGACGACGCCGACGCGCTCGACGGGTCGGCGGAGGCGCTGCTCCACGAGTGCGCGTACGGGAAGGTCCTCGATCTGGAACCGCTCATCGCGGTGCCCGCCGCTCTGCGAACGCGTGCGCTGCGGGCCTGGCTGCAATCGGTCGGCGCACCCGAACCCGCGTACCGCGTGGTGTCAGCGGTCGACGCCCTCGTCACCGACTGGCACGGGCAGGGCCCGATCGCGGTGGGTGGGGACGAGAAAGCCCGCCTCGTCGTGACGAGGCGGGCTCTGGAGCTCAGTGTGACGCGGGTACCGCGGTAG
- the hpt gene encoding hypoxanthine phosphoribosyltransferase, whose protein sequence is MERDDSYGDDIEEILITQEQIQARTEEMARAVGERYQDRPDDLVLIGVLKGAVMFMTDFARALPIPSQLEFMAVSSYGSSTSSSGVVRILKDLDRDITDRDVLIVEDIIDSGLTLSWLIRNLAMRSPRSLEVVTLLRKPDAVRATLEVSDVGFDIANEFVVGYGLDYAERYRDLPYVGRLHPAVYSS, encoded by the coding sequence GTGGAGCGCGACGACAGCTATGGCGACGACATCGAGGAAATCCTGATCACTCAGGAGCAGATCCAGGCGCGGACCGAGGAGATGGCCCGTGCCGTCGGCGAGCGCTACCAGGACCGCCCGGACGACCTCGTCCTCATCGGCGTCCTCAAAGGCGCGGTCATGTTCATGACCGATTTCGCACGCGCGCTGCCGATCCCGTCCCAGCTCGAGTTCATGGCGGTGTCGAGTTACGGTTCGTCCACGTCGTCCTCGGGTGTGGTGCGCATCTTGAAGGACCTGGACCGCGACATCACAGATCGAGACGTCCTGATCGTCGAGGACATCATCGATTCGGGTCTCACCCTCTCCTGGCTCATCCGGAACCTCGCGATGCGATCGCCGCGCTCACTCGAGGTCGTGACCCTGCTGCGTAAGCCCGATGCGGTCCGCGCCACCCTCGAGGTGTCCGACGTCGGTTTCGACATCGCCAACGAGTTCGTCGTCGGGTACGGCCTCGACTACGCCGAGCGGTACCGGGATCTCCCGTACGTGGGTCGGCTGCACCCGGCGGTCTACTCCTCCTGA
- a CDS encoding zinc-dependent metalloprotease, producing MNTKQEQPVETIPEADGPEFYRAGPASSGPGGIAEAGTAETGGPELSDPATDDAEGDADDEPVSIDIDWGFASSVARKISRPGPRVTRYTMDQAYAELADAAVRAEGPVREVTGMADGLRIPTAKIVDRAGWIDAAAASMPAMLTEDAEPATGVTAKVAGVQAGGMLAFLSSAILGQYDPFSVDPETGEPGVLLLVAPNIIAVERQIKAVPADFRLWVCLHEVTHRVQFSANPWLPDYMRENVASLTSGEEDSVTELLTRVTESVRSGKPREKGMIGVMQLLQSPEQYAAFERVLALGTLLEGHADHVMDAVGPAHVPTVEQIRRSFDARRNAPRNPLQKLIRALIGMDAKIAQYVRGKAFVDEVVETVGMERFNTIWTSPETLPLMSEIDEPQKWIDRVL from the coding sequence ATGAACACGAAGCAGGAGCAACCAGTGGAGACCATCCCGGAGGCAGACGGCCCGGAGTTCTATCGGGCCGGCCCGGCATCGAGTGGCCCCGGCGGTATCGCCGAAGCGGGCACTGCCGAAACTGGCGGCCCGGAACTCTCCGACCCGGCGACGGACGACGCTGAGGGCGACGCGGACGACGAGCCCGTCTCGATCGACATCGACTGGGGATTCGCATCGTCGGTTGCGCGCAAGATCTCCCGCCCGGGACCGCGCGTGACCCGTTACACGATGGACCAGGCCTACGCGGAGCTGGCGGACGCCGCCGTGCGCGCGGAAGGCCCGGTGCGCGAGGTGACCGGGATGGCGGACGGTCTGCGCATTCCGACGGCGAAGATCGTCGACCGCGCGGGCTGGATCGATGCGGCCGCCGCGTCGATGCCCGCGATGCTCACCGAGGACGCGGAGCCGGCGACCGGTGTGACCGCGAAAGTCGCGGGCGTGCAGGCGGGCGGGATGCTCGCCTTTCTCTCGAGCGCGATCCTCGGACAGTACGATCCGTTCAGCGTCGACCCGGAGACGGGCGAGCCGGGAGTACTCCTCCTGGTGGCGCCCAACATCATCGCCGTCGAACGGCAGATCAAGGCGGTGCCCGCGGACTTCCGACTGTGGGTGTGCCTGCACGAGGTGACGCACCGCGTCCAGTTCTCGGCCAACCCATGGCTGCCCGACTACATGCGCGAGAACGTGGCGAGCCTGACCAGTGGCGAGGAGGACTCGGTCACCGAACTGCTGACGCGCGTCACCGAATCGGTGCGCAGCGGCAAGCCCCGCGAGAAGGGGATGATCGGCGTCATGCAGCTCCTGCAGTCGCCGGAGCAGTACGCGGCGTTCGAGCGGGTCCTGGCGCTCGGCACTCTTCTGGAAGGGCATGCGGACCACGTGATGGACGCGGTCGGACCGGCTCATGTGCCGACCGTGGAACAGATCCGGAGGTCGTTCGATGCCCGTCGCAACGCGCCCAGGAATCCGCTGCAGAAGCTGATCCGGGCGCTCATCGGCATGGACGCGAAGATCGCGCAGTACGTGCGAGGCAAGGCGTTCGTCGACGAGGTGGTGGAGACCGTGGGGATGGAACGGTTCAACACCATCTGGACCTCGCCCGAGACGCTCCCGTTGATGAGCGAGATCGACGAGCCGCAGAAATGGATCGACCGGGTTCTCTGA
- the folE gene encoding GTP cyclohydrolase I FolE — MTSVDDAQSPNGVAPVGGHAAAGEFDQERAEAAVRELLIAVGEDPDRQGLLRTPTRVANAYREMFAGLYTEPDEVLATVFDEGHQELVLVKDIPMYSTCEHHLVAFRGVAHVGYIPGESGQVTGLSKLARVVDLYAKRPQVQERLTSQIADALVRRLNPRGVIVVIEAEHLCMAMRGIRKPGATTTTSAVRGLFKTSAVSRGEALDLITR; from the coding sequence ATGACGAGTGTGGACGACGCGCAGAGCCCGAACGGCGTCGCGCCGGTCGGCGGGCACGCTGCTGCCGGTGAGTTCGATCAGGAGCGCGCCGAGGCGGCCGTCCGCGAACTCCTCATCGCGGTGGGTGAGGACCCCGACCGCCAAGGACTGCTGCGGACCCCGACGCGCGTCGCGAATGCGTACCGCGAGATGTTCGCCGGTCTGTACACCGAGCCGGACGAGGTGCTGGCCACCGTCTTCGACGAGGGGCACCAGGAACTCGTGCTGGTGAAGGACATCCCGATGTACTCCACGTGCGAGCATCACCTGGTCGCGTTCCGGGGCGTCGCGCACGTCGGCTACATCCCGGGTGAGAGCGGCCAGGTGACCGGTCTGTCGAAGCTGGCGCGCGTCGTCGACCTGTACGCCAAACGGCCGCAGGTGCAGGAGCGGCTCACCAGTCAGATCGCGGATGCGCTGGTCCGCAGGCTCAACCCGCGCGGCGTGATCGTCGTGATCGAGGCCGAGCATCTGTGCATGGCGATGCGCGGCATCCGCAAGCCCGGCGCCACCACGACGACGTCGGCCGTGCGCGGACTGTTCAAGACGAGCGCCGTCTCGCGTGGTGAGGCATTGGATCTGATCACCCGGTGA
- the folB gene encoding dihydroneopterin aldolase, which yields MADRIELRGLRVRGNHGVFDHERRDGQDFIVDVTLWTDLSAAAASDDLADTVDYGTLAQRAADVIAGPARNLIETVVGEIADGVMADDERISACEVTVHKPSAPIPLAFDDVAVVTRRSREPQGRSQP from the coding sequence ATGGCTGACCGGATCGAACTGCGCGGACTGCGCGTGCGCGGCAACCACGGGGTCTTCGACCACGAGCGACGCGACGGTCAGGACTTCATCGTCGACGTCACGCTCTGGACCGACTTGAGCGCAGCCGCTGCGTCCGATGATCTCGCCGACACCGTCGACTACGGGACGCTGGCGCAGCGGGCGGCCGACGTCATCGCCGGTCCGGCACGGAATCTCATCGAGACGGTGGTCGGGGAGATCGCCGACGGCGTGATGGCCGACGACGAGCGGATCTCGGCCTGCGAGGTCACCGTGCACAAACCTTCCGCACCCATCCCGCTGGCCTTCGACGACGTCGCCGTCGTCACCCGTCGCTCGCGGGAGCCGCAGGGCAGGTCGCAGCCGTGA
- the dacB gene encoding D-alanyl-D-alanine carboxypeptidase/D-alanyl-D-alanine endopeptidase gives MAQPIPPQARRSRRGLRIALILLLVVVLVVGAVAAWWYTTQRPDPVPEGTPAQPAAATVTPAAKPVSAQAPAPTPAGVRAQLAQPSRARELGTLTGQVTDPLTGEVLWSRGADEPRTPASNAKILTAAAVLLELPHDERIATNVVLGDDGQAILVGAGDPTLTSGDDEKTFYSDPARISDLAEQIERSGKNVTSVAIATPGFEGPSMERTWDKGDIKGGDITPLTSLMVDAGRRDPMDEYSPRTDEPAMEAGRALADALGLHGKIEEVDAPSGAEKLASVESAPLSVRVGDMMRLSDNVLAEMLGVELAKATGREPSIQGGVEAIRGVLQKEGFPVRDVTLRDAAGLSYGNKVPARVLDTVMSATVGGDHSPKLRSLLDTLPVAAGTGTLADRFDRDKMAGAGWVRAKTGTLTGVTSLTGIVQTEDGRVLSFALMSGGTSPEDARPAIDEVAGALRECGCRG, from the coding sequence GTGGCTCAGCCGATCCCCCCGCAAGCTCGACGATCCCGCCGTGGCTTGCGGATCGCGTTGATCCTGCTGCTCGTAGTGGTCCTCGTGGTCGGTGCCGTCGCCGCATGGTGGTACACGACGCAGCGCCCGGATCCGGTGCCCGAGGGCACTCCTGCCCAGCCCGCTGCGGCCACGGTGACGCCCGCTGCGAAACCGGTGTCGGCGCAGGCACCGGCCCCGACGCCCGCCGGAGTGCGCGCGCAGTTGGCGCAGCCGTCCCGGGCCCGCGAGCTCGGTACGCTGACCGGCCAGGTGACCGATCCGCTGACCGGGGAGGTGCTGTGGTCGCGCGGGGCCGACGAGCCTCGGACTCCGGCGTCCAACGCGAAGATCCTGACTGCGGCGGCCGTGCTGCTCGAACTTCCGCACGACGAGCGGATCGCCACGAACGTCGTCCTCGGTGACGACGGGCAGGCGATCCTCGTCGGCGCCGGCGATCCCACTCTCACCTCGGGCGACGACGAGAAGACCTTCTACTCCGATCCGGCCCGCATCTCCGACCTGGCCGAGCAGATCGAGCGGTCCGGAAAGAACGTCACGTCGGTCGCCATCGCGACACCGGGCTTCGAGGGCCCGTCGATGGAGCGAACCTGGGACAAGGGCGATATCAAGGGCGGCGACATCACCCCGCTGACGTCGCTGATGGTCGACGCCGGCCGTCGTGACCCGATGGACGAGTACTCCCCGCGCACGGACGAGCCCGCGATGGAGGCGGGCCGAGCGCTCGCCGACGCACTCGGCCTGCACGGGAAGATCGAGGAGGTGGACGCGCCGTCCGGCGCGGAGAAGCTCGCCTCGGTCGAGTCTGCGCCGTTGTCGGTGCGGGTCGGCGACATGATGCGTCTGAGCGATAACGTCCTCGCCGAAATGCTGGGTGTGGAACTCGCCAAGGCGACCGGGCGGGAACCGAGCATCCAGGGCGGTGTGGAGGCCATCCGCGGCGTCCTCCAGAAGGAGGGCTTCCCGGTGCGCGACGTGACACTGCGCGATGCAGCCGGCCTCTCGTACGGCAACAAGGTGCCTGCCAGGGTTTTGGACACCGTCATGTCGGCGACGGTCGGCGGCGACCATTCGCCCAAGCTCCGGTCGCTGCTCGACACCCTGCCGGTCGCCGCAGGTACCGGCACGCTCGCTGACCGGTTCGACCGCGACAAAATGGCCGGAGCGGGCTGGGTGCGGGCCAAGACAGGAACATTGACGGGCGTCACATCGTTGACCGGGATAGTGCAGACCGAGGACGGCCGCGTGCTGTCGTTCGCCCTGATGTCCGGCGGCACGTCGCCCGAGGATGCGCGCCCGGCGATCGACGAGGTCGCCGGCGCCCTCCGCGAGTGCGGATGCCGTGGCTGA